The Schistocerca gregaria isolate iqSchGreg1 chromosome X, iqSchGreg1.2, whole genome shotgun sequence nucleotide sequence GCTCTTGGTTGTTATGACCTCATTCTTATTTGACCACCAATTAGGAACTGATAATCTAATTTTAGAGTGATCTTCTCTGCGGTGGGAAGTAAACAATCAGGCTGTATTAGCATGTCAGCATCACTGAGAAGCATGGATAGAGGAAGGATAGGAACACAGCAATCAGTCACAATCACATTGGTTTCTTATTATACTTGAGTATCCAGATTTCAACAATAAATAGCCATTTCAGTGCATTTGAGTGAGTAGTGATCCAACAAACTCCCTGCAGTACATGTCAACATATGACCTTACTGGAGTACAGGAGAGGGAAACTCATTTTCCCTGTACACTAGTACAGTCGTATGGTTACATATACTGCTGGCAGTTTGTTGTTGATTATAACTCACTCAAATGCACTGCAGTTAGCTATTTATAACTGAGATCTGGATATGCAAGACTAATAAAAAAACAATTGGAATTCCTATCCTTGCTTCTAATAATTTACTATCGTTGTGCAATATGTTTCCAGTGGTTCCATATGGAATCAAAGTTGGTGACATTAATAGAGTGCATGTTTCAGATCAATAATCCCCCAAGCATTCTGTTCATAACTGTGCCACTCCTCTTGAATTGTCTGCCAATAGTGTCAAAAGACCCCTGCATAGAGACATTAAACTGCACTCATACAAGATGCAAATAGTGAAAGAGTTAAGTCAAAGAGACCTTGAAACATGAACAGGTTTGTGACATGACATTCTGCAGAGTATCCCTCATACTGCTGTTGATCCATAGGGATGCAGCCCATTTTCACCTGGCcagaactaaatggttcaaatggctctgagcactatgcaacttaacttctgaggttatcagtcccctagcacttagaaccacttaaacttaactaacctaaggacatcacacacatccgtgtgagCAAGTGGTAAAGTTTCCTCATGAAATTTATTTATAGCAACCTCAAGGATACAAGATTTGAACAGATAGGGTTTGTAATCTAGTTAAGGTGCTTTGTGGTTTGAGAGAGTCCTTGAGCATGGTATTATTGTCTGGGCGAGTTTTAAAAATTCtagataataaaagaaataaagGTGATTATTGCCTACACATCTTGATAACTGCTAATTATGTGGTTTATATAATTGTGTTTGTTCATGACTTGCTATTTGTTGTAAAAGTAAAGACTCTGTTACCAAGTAATTTCAAATGAAAGACTTAGGTAAGGTAAAGAATTATCTTCAGATTAATATTAACTATAACTGGGCCAAGAATGTAATGACTctttttcaggaaagtcacattgAAATTCTGGCTGAGAAACACAGGGTGAGATAAGTTACAGTATAAACTATATGAGTAGATTTAAAAATGTTTACAATGATATTCACTTTAAATATGCTTTGTGCATACTGAAATATTTGTATCAAGCCAAAGGTTTGAATTTAACTTATGGAAGGATTGAAAATTTTGATCTCTTAGATTCTCTTGTAGTGCAGATTTCGTGGGTAATTATTTAaattgtaatcccatgtcagtttatGTAGTTAGATTAtttgaaaatgtaatattttgaaaatctgagaaaaaaGGAAGTGTTGCAAAATCTAATACTTTCGCTTAGTTTGTAAAAAGCTCTCACTGAGATTAAGACAATCCAGGTATTTTGATTATTCTTTAAGTAAAGTCTTACAAGTCTATTAAAGTACACAAAGGCAATATTGCCAAGTATGGTAACTTTCCTAAAGTTTCAAAGTGTCTCAAATTATGCTACCTTTTTTGACTGAATATTATATGAATGGAATTATAGACATTTTTAAAGTATGAATGTGTATATTCATATATTTGTAAAGTAGATTCAGAAAACAATTTAGCTGATAAATTTGTAAACTTCTGAGAAATGTTCAGTGTAATCTGTAGTAGAaaaaagttgatagaggagcaggagcatacgatccctgggaatgcagaatctgtagcatAAAAAAGTTGGTaaaggagcaggagcataagatctgtgcccttctggTGCAGTTACAATGTGCAAAGAAGGAACTACATAGGttaaggagggtgaagggtggtggagaatggcaactggcagttgacaagaaggagCTggtaagaggaggtattcagacagttacactTTGTGTATATGCAaaagatttgaccaactgtcagagttgagtggagaggagccttgtctagttgtagatgtagggaacatgcaccagtcatcagcagttaggaggcccagGTCAGCTGCAaaatctaacagaaagaagaatgtTGGCTGTTAAATAGATGCAGACTATGTTAAATagatgcagactgttttttttccaactagggttcaGGGGAACAGTAGCAGAGCCATAGAGAATATAttttttcattcttcattactagatgggcattctgttcgtaaaagagtgaatggcctttcacacAATGATGCACAATTTTTGACACTAAAAGGCTTTacacatttaattacaaattatgtaggaaagttaatccaacagcaatagagagctttttaaaccttgtcgaggaacaagagtggcagggtaTTTATAGCGCTAATAACATAGATGATATATATAATGTTTTCCTTAACACTTTTCTCAtggtctttgagagttgctttccattagaacattctaaatgggatactagcagtaataggcagcctgagtggctgactagtgggataaggatatcatgtagaacaacacGGGGATTGTATCAAAGtgctagaagtagtcacaatcaagctacagtagcccattgcaaacagtattgtaGGTGCTtataaatgttattaggaaggcaaagtgtATGAATtatgcaaatagaataactaattcacaggataaaattacaaCCATGTGGTCagttatgaaggaagtgtctggtcagcagcataaggtcgatggtataaagtcagttcgtagtaataatatttatgttactgataaatcagatatatgtacagtatttaacaatcattttctgagcattgctggtgaattaaatgaaaatttaatttctacaaggaatcatataactttcttggcaaatgcctttccaagattgatgtctgaaatactcctctgtgatacagacaagggagagatttagtcaataattaaatcactgaagactaaggactctcatggttatgatggagtgcccagaaaaatattaaagtactgtgctgcacatgttagccctgtatttagctgtatttgtaatttttcctttagggatggtcagtttcctgattgattaaagcactcagtagtaaagccgctttataaaaagggagaaagggataataaagataattttagatcgatttctatgccatcagtgtttgctaaggttattgaaaaggctgtgtatgtaaggataattgaccattttatatcacacaatttgctaccaaatgtacagttcggctttagaagttgtttaacaactgaaaatgctatattctctctgtgaggtactggatgggttaaacaaaaggttctgAATGCTAGGCATatgttttgatttaactaaggcatttgattgtgttgatcaaaaaatattgctccagaagttggaccattaaggaATATGGGGAATAgctcataattggttcacctcttactttagcaacaggcagcaaaaggtcattattcacaatgttgagaatggctgtgctgTGGGATCTCAATGGGGTGTGGTCAAGTGGGGAgtgcccagggatcagtgttggggccactcctgttcattatttacataaatgatatgccctctagtatcacagataattctaaaatatttctgttttctgatgacactagcttggtagtgaaggatgttgtgtgcaacattgactcagtttgaaatagtacagttcatgacctaagttcatggtctgtaaaaaataaactaacactgaatcactgtaagactcagtttttacagtttctaacacacaactcaacaaaacctgacgttttaatttcacagaatgagcatatgacTAGTGAAGCTAAACAGTTAAAATTTttaggtattcagatagatagtaaactgtcgtggaaagccaacattcaggatcttgttgaaagacttaatgctgtcatttttactattcaaacggtatctgaattgagtgatcgttcaacatgaaaattacTCTACTTTGCTTTTGTTCTCTTATGttgtatggcattatattttggggtaactcttcctattctaaagGGATATTTTTGGCCCAGAAACAGGCAGTTCGGGCGAAAAGTAGTGCCAGTTCActaacttcttgtcgacccctgttcgcaAGTCGCTATTTAGAcattagcctcacaatatatatatattcctcagtgtcatttattgttaacaatgttagtttattcccaagaataagcagccttcactcagttaatacttggcagaaatcaaacctgcatttggatcggacttccttaagacTTGAGCAGAAAGGTATACAGTATACTACTGTATTAATATTCAATAACTACCActtgaattaaaaaatcttagcagtaatccatgcactttcaaattgaaattgaagagtttcgttgtgggtcactccttctattctgtcgaggagttccttgaaaaattaagctgattcctgttatattgttacttaaacttatggactgatatttttgggttcataaacatttatttttatctgctattacttttatgttgtaatttcatgtgctgacatgttccatgacctcggaggtttgctcctcaatctggtcctacagaacttgacgtgtaaataaaataaaataaatgtgtaagGCTCCATGAGGATGTTCACAGTCTAAACATAAATGTATTTATCTTGTTAATGAATATTATTAACAGATATATGTCAGAAATTCATGCAAAGGGATTTTTATTTGGTGGATTTCGCTAACAGTAAAGAAATGGTTGAAGGCCAATCTTTTTGACCATTTCAGGTGTTACATAAGATATATTTGTAAAGAGGCATCCCTGatactgataaaattttacagCTGAATCTTAAGTTCTTTCAATTACCAGATGCCTCTTTATAAAATGGTGTTGATGAATGTCACATCAAGGACCTTCATTCAGTAAATTTCCTTTTCagacgatatacagggtgagtcatactGAATTTACCAGTTTCAGAAAGGTGTGTAATAAAAAAAGCAAGatagaatgaaaattattttattatttgaaagaATATAAAATGCTGTTTTAATTTACACGATTCTGAAAATGATATCTTGCAAATACACACCTCCATTGTCCACACACTGGTGGTGCCTATTCCAGAAGTTGTCCATGACTCTGGGAATCATATTCTGGGAAATAGCATTAATTTATTTGGTGATGGTAATCTTCAATCCATTTATAATTTGGGAGGGTGTGTTACACTTTTTCCTTGATGTAACCCCAGAGAACAAAAAATCACATGGGATTAAATCAGATGATCTAGGGGGGCACCCAACATCACCTTCCAAAGAGATAAACAGATCAAGAAATATTTGTCTTAGAATTTCCGTTGAAAAAATGTTGTATGGTCTTTAGCACCGTCTCACTGGAATCAGATGTTGTCCTTGTCATGGACGTGCAATAATTCATCCAATTTcagttacataaaattttaaagCATGTAACAATGTTGAGCAGATGTCTCTGTTATGACTTGACCGTATTCTTTGAAGAAGTAGGGACTCCAGACACCAAAATCTGAAACAGCACACCACACTGTTACTCGAGGGCTGTGGAGTGATTGTTTATGAAGACTCCAGGAGTTACTCTCAACTTACtatcaaaaattttgtttattaacagttatggccaGCCGgacagggtggctgagcggttctaggtgctacagtctgaaaccgtgcgactgctacggtcgcaagttcgaatcctgccttgctcgTGAATGCTCATTTTTGCTCTTGATATATCATTTCTTAATCTTCAAATACATTTCTGTTCACCTTTTCCATTTCTCATAGTCCTCTCCATCAAACACCCATTTCTTAATGTCAGCCATATCCAATTTCACAAATCACTACTTtatcaaataataattttcagtTAACAACCACAGATTGTAccatattaaaattatttattaagaaCATGGGAAATACAATTACCTTGACACTGTGAACACTCTCATGGAAtgaaaagaactgacttttctgttGTACAGACACATACACTCAACAGGTCACATAATAAACTTGAATACTCTTGAACATTCATTGCTATGACTCTGCTTGATATTACTGGTATTCTTGATATAAGCATACAACATTCAAAAAGTGTCATAGCCACCATTTTTTTCTAAATAGGTCCCTTACACATCAGAAACCACATTACTTGGATTTAACACTAGAAGTGTAGGCCTTACATGTACTTGACCCCAGTTCCTATAGGTGTAATATCTTTACCAATGACAAATTGTTATTTTAGTGGGAACTTTTTGTCAAGAAAGATTTCAGAAATGTACATGAGATATGTATGTATGGATCTCCTGTACTACTTTGTTGAACACACCTTTCATAATTGATTTTTTCTTACACCTTGCATCTGACAGCTAGAGAATTTGTGTCGCATAACAACATCTCTTAGATTGTAGTACAAAATGTGTTTGAATTGTCACATCCAACTTTCTACTGAAATACTCTATTCACTTCACAGGCTGCAACATCTCTTTACCATACTGTGGCATTTCATTAGCTACTGAAAATTTCAGCACACTAATTAGACCTTACAATAGATTCTTTGCTACTGTTGCTCATGATTTTTTCACAGCTACCATGCCTGTTTTATGGTCTCCCAATAAACGTTATAATGTGCATGTTTTTACCAGAATAGCTTCAAGAAAATTGGAAGGAAACCAGCAGAAATGACACAATTAAAATTCAGTAATAATCTGTAAGTTCAAGTGTCTGCTAAATTTAATTAGTCTTTGAATTAAGAAGAGTCCAATAAAGGAATAAAACAGGCAAAACTGGAGATAttgaattttgttgcatattgcTGTATAGAAAATTGTGTAAAAAAGAAAACTGTTGGCTATATAAAATGAATTCAAAGAATCCTAGCTACAGTAACTGTGTTACACTTAGGCAACTTACGAAATACTGACTTTGAACAAAGGAGCTAAGCATCTGGTAATCTTCCTACTGGATCTACATTGATATAAGGACAGAAaaatgaaaactagacagatggaaaaagtaaactgtttagtatttcaaaaataattatcatagttgttgaaactttctggcagattaaaactgtgtgccggactgagactcgaactcaggacctgatttgagtctcggtacggcacacagttttaatctggcagaagtttcatgtcagtgcacactctgctgcagagtgaaaatttcattctggtcataattgttaatacatttatcccactgtgaaagaGGATGCTCAATGCCTTCTTGCAAAAATGTTTGTGGTTACCTATAGAATCATGAATATATGCATGTGTGCACCTCTTTCTCCAAAGTAAATTgatggccatgaatgtctttccttatggctccaaaaatatggtaATCACAGTGGGagagatctggactgtatggaagatgtctAAAGGCTTCCCAATGAACTTTTGCAGCACAGTTGAAACAACCTCGGCaacatgtgggtgggcattatcgtgcaacagaacctacatctacacctacatctatactcagcaaaccactgtaaggtgcatggcagagggtatgtcctattgtaccagttattagggtttcttactGTTCCATTTACGTATGGttcatggaaagaatgattgttcgaatgcttctgtgcatgcagtaattattgtaatcttatcctcacgatccctatgtgagtgatatattGGGGGTTGTAATATTTTCCTAGtgttatcatttaaagccagttcctgaaactttgtcGACATAATTTCTCAGGATAGTTTCTATCTATTTTCAAGAGCCTTTCAGCTCGTTTCCTCCAGCACTTCTGTGACACTTTGCCATGGATCAGACaagctgtgaccattcatgctgtccttctctgtatgcattcaatagcccctgttagtcctatttggtatgaatttcacacacttgagcaatattctagaaccagtcacataaGTGaattgtaagtaatctcctttgcagactgattgcacttccccaatatttTACCAACTAATTTGAGTCTACCACCTGCTCTACCCACAACTGAgtctacatgatcattccatttcatacccccacaaagcgttacacccaggtatttgtgtgagtgggccaattccagctgtgactcattggtattatagtcataggatgctacgtattttttgtgtgtgaaatgcacaattttacatttctgaatatttaaagcaatctGACAGTCTTTGACTTTGAAAactcatcaagatctgactgaatatttatacatcgTCTCTCAGAGAGTagtttattatagataactgcatcatctgcaaaaactctgatattactattaatatcatctgaaaggtcattaatatacaacatgaacagcaggggtttcaacacacttccctgacgcacatctgaagttacttctacgccTGACTATGACTCTCCATTCCAGGTAATATGGAGCGTCCGCCCTAcaaaaaaaatcctcaatccaaacACAAATTTAGCTTGATATCCCACATGATCATACTTTTGTCAGTAAGCATAGATATTGTACTGAGTCAACTGATTTttcgaaatcaagaaatactgaatcTACCTGATCGTCTTGAGCCAAAGGCTCCAGTATGTCACGTGACAAAACtgcaagttggatttcacatgatcagtgttttcagaatCAATGCTGGCTGGCAAGGAGGTAGTCAATCTCTTCAAGGTATCCCAATATGTatgaacttagaatatgttctaaggttctacAATAAACTGCCATCAAGCATAATGGACTGTAGTTTTGTATATCAGTTCTTCTAAACTTCTTGtaaacaggtgtgacctgtgctttgttCCAACCACTGGGAATGGATTTTTgcttgagggatctatgatagattatatctAGAAGAGGGGTTAACTCAGCCACAGATTctatatagaatctgatagggttcACCAGGACCTGGAGCTATGTTCAATTTCAACAATttaactgtttctcaacaccactgagactaatacttatttcactcatcttttcagtggtatgagaattaaattcaaatttccttcataaaggagcatttgaaaatagagttaGTCATTCCAGCTTTTGCATTGCTACCCTCAATTtttgttcctgtctcattcactagagactggccactaactttggtgccactagcaGTGtgtacatatgaccaaaatttctttgggttttgtgaaatatcatttgacactaTTCTGCTGGGGAAGTCATTGAAGGCataatgcattgctctcttgacagccaaatgtgtttcattctgcaTCTTTCTGTCTATAGCCCTATACACTGTTTTATACCTattgtgcagtaatctctgtttctttagaagtttctttatagtgactgcttaccatggaggaaaatgatgcAATGCATCAATATTCCTGGGCATTTCAACTTGATGGCACCCTGTAATTTTTCCATACTGCTTACATGCCACTGTGCTTTAAttctgttgctgtttttcagaaaGTCAGTGAGCAACAGGTCCTTGCAGTCAGAGGAAAAGGATAAGGCTGTTGTTTTGGTTATGTTGCAGTAGTTCTACTTGGAAGCCCTTacccatcctccatatagtcctgataTCTGCCCCTGTTATTTCCAtgtttttgaagacctgaagaaagacatgtgtgATTATTGATTTGTTTAATCAAAGACATGCATGACAGGGTACATTTATGCTTCAATAGAcaaccacaaatattttttttttttaggaagcactAACCATTGTgtatcacagtgggataaatatactaACAGCTATggcaattaattttgaaataatacacaatttacttacttttttccatctttctCAGTTTCACTTGACTGCCTCTTGAAAAATGTATGTTCATGTATGAATGGCTttcaaattaaaatatgtttccattttattgggtttggttgggttgtgtggggaagagaccaaacagcgatgtcattggtcccattggattagagaaggatggggaaagaagttcggaatgccctttcaaaggtaccaccccggcatttgcctgaagcaatttagggaaatcatggaaagcctcagtcaggatggccagacacaggattgaactgtcatcctcctgaatgcaagtccagtgcactaaccactgcaccacctcactagaTTTTATTGCACATTCATCTCTGTGGAAATGTATttgtaacaaagagatagaggagctggccagtacttacctcagctcagtacagccaatagatacacaaaaaccaGCCGAAAATTGAAGTtcttagctttcggaataaatgttccttcatcagggaggagagaggggaaagaaagggaaaaagggaaagtggatttagttactcacaacccaggttaggaagcaacagggaaaggaaaacagggagggtagcaaggatggaggcatggttgttggACAACTaggaattttttttgtgtgtgtgtgtgtgtgtgtgtgtgtgtgtgtgtgtgtgtgtgtgtgtgtgtgtgtgtgtgtgtgtttgtgtgtgtgtgtgtgtctatctatcggctgtactgagctgaggtaagcactggccagcccctctatctctttgttagtatttgtttcacatctttatatgagattttccattaattatttagaaatGTATTTGTACATGTTTTAACTAAGGAAATGTCTGTAAAATTATATATTCATGATTATTACAACATACATAATTTTCCCTGAATGAATCTGTAGTGAAAAGTTATATCTGTATATTCACATGGGATTCAAATACATCCTTTTGACTTCTACATGGCATACTCATATGAAATGAGTCATCTTAGAATTCCCAATAACCCGACTCAAAGGTTCAATCTGGCACCTTTTACTACTCTTCCAGACTTTGCAGAAACTCTTGTGTATAAGTTGATGACCTAATATTTCTGGAAGACAGGTTGTGGAGGAGAATGGCTTAACTAAGACTAAGCAGTTTGCTTCCATAATTTATCTCTTACATTTCTTACAgaataaaatgcaacaaaattttctGGGAAATTATAACTGTTTCCCAGTTGAGAAATTGTGCCAAGAAAGTTTGTCTTTTTTCAACAATGTTTCAGCCAGCAGAACCAGCACACAATTCAAATTTCCAGTCTACCAAAAGATGCCTCTTGCACTTTCTCAATTTGATAGACAGTAATAAAGGCAGCCTATTTTgtttttttgcttgttttggtATCTTATGTAATTATTTTCCAGGGGAATTCTTGTCCCCCTCAACAAAAAACTCTAACTCTTTGATAGTAAAACAGATGCCCAGATTCATGATGCCATGTATAAGAATGACATTCACTATGAATAAAAATCTATGTTTGGTCCACAGCAATTCCAAGGGCACTCATTCCATAATGTTCAACTGATGTACAAGGAAATATGTTTAATAATAATCTAGACACATTCTGGATGACCTCATTGCTCTAAGGACCTATGGTAtaaattaacaatgaataaaagaTACAATGAAGAAGTTCTCATACCTGGCTAAACTGGCTGAAATAGCATTCCTCATTAAAAGTATATGGaggaaatgtcttagccacagtcaaatgctttttactGTGAATATATTACTTTACAATCAACTGAACATTGTTGTGGCACTTTTTGTTCAGGTCAGTCTGTCAAATATGCAGAAAAACTCTTAGGGAATTTGAAAGAATAAAAGAGCAGGGCTTGTATATCAGGCAAAGAAGCATGCTAGTATGTCATTCTTAGTAAACGtataatcaaacaatgaaaaatatccatgacaatgacaatattatgagaaggatagattgccactcacaATATTGTAGAGATGTTCATTCTccgacaagcacaacaaaaagactgttcaaaaagactgttaaacaagtaagctttcagtcaAAAGGTCTTCTTCttaagtagacaacacacacacacacacacacacacacacacacacacacatgaccactgtctctggctggtaATACAAGTAAGTATAATATCTAATGTCTGACTCCAGTTGTATGGATGCTATAAAAAATTCTCTCTGAGAAGTTTGGTAACTTGtattaaattcattatttgtaTGTTGTATTGTTAGGTTGCAGATAACAGATATTAGTAAAAATAGTGTTTGCAATTAATAAGTTTTTATCTCggatttaaaaaatgaataaaataataacaggaaatggagtgcaaaaaaatttatttcaatgtaAATGTAATACTGCATGAAACAATAAGTTACAGAATGGTTCATAAATAGCATATTACTGGTACCTATTTAAGTAGAGAGTATGTTTTAAGAAAATTCACGTGATTATGGAATAACATCAGTACTCTTCAAGGCCTTCTTCAACTTCAACTGAATCCAATCCTACTTCCTCGTAGTCCTTCTCCAGGGCAGCTAAATCCTCTCGTGCTTCAGCAAATTCACCTTCCTCCATACCCTCTCCTACATACCAATGTACAAAAGCTCTCTTAGCATACATCAAATCAAATTTGTGATCTAGACGTGCCCATGCTTCAGCTATTGCTGTTGTGTTTGACAGCATGCAGACAGCACGCTGGACTTTAGCAAGATCTCCACCTGGGACTACAGTTGGTGGCTGATAATTGATTCCAACTTTAAATCCTGTTGGACACCAGTCAACAAACTGAATGGACCGTTTTGTTTTGATGGTTGCAATAGCAGCATTAACATCTTTGGGAACAACATCACCTCTATAGAGCATACAGCAAGCCATGTATTTTCCATTACGTGGATCACATTTAACCATCTGATTTGCAGGCTCAAAACATGAATTTGTTATTTCTGCAACAGACAATTGTTCATGATAAGCTTTCTCTGCTGATACTACTGGAGCATATGTCACCAAAGGGAAGTGGATTCGAGGATATGGAACTAAATTTGTCTGGAATTCAGTCAGATCCACATTCAAGGCACCATCAAACCTCAGAGAGGCTGTAATTGATGATACAATTTGACCAATAAGCCGATTCAGATTTGTGTATGTAGGCCGCTCTATGTCCAAATTCCGTCGGCAAATATCAAAAATGGCTTCATTGTCACACATAAATGCACAATCAGAATGTtctaaagttgtgtgtgttgtaaGAATAGAGTTATACGGCTCCACAACAGCTGTTGAAACCTGAAACAAAAAGCATGTTTCACTATAATGCTGCAATACTTTATTATAAACTCAAAAATAAaaggtttataatctgcatttatttcatttttgttccaaTGATTCTCTGCATTTCTAGTGAATTCTGgcttttaatcacatgtcagtttcagATAGACAACACA carries:
- the LOC126298844 gene encoding tubulin alpha-1 chain-like; translation: MRECISIHVGQAGVQIGNSCWELYCLEHGISPDGHMPSDKVQGGDDSFNTFFSETGAGKHVPRAVFVDLEPTVIDEVRAGPYRQLFHPEQLITGKEDAANNYARGHYTIGKEFVDIVLDRVRKLADQCTGLQGFLIFHSFGGGTGSGFTSLLMERLSVDYGKKSKLEFAIYPAPQVSTAVVEPYNSILTTHTTLEHSDCAFMCDNEAIFDICRRNLDIERPTYTNLNRLIGQIVSSITASLRFDGALNVDLTEFQTNLVPYPRIHFPLVTYAPVVSAEKAYHEQLSVAEITNSCFEPANQMVKCDPRNGKYMACCMLYRGDVVPKDVNAAIATIKTKRSIQFVDWCPTGFKVGINYQPPTVVPGGDLAKVQRAVCMLSNTTAIAEAWARLDHKFDLMYAKRAFVHWYVGEGMEEGEFAEAREDLAALEKDYEEVGLDSVEVEEGLEEY